Proteins encoded within one genomic window of Oncorhynchus masou masou isolate Uvic2021 chromosome 1, UVic_Omas_1.1, whole genome shotgun sequence:
- the LOC135542274 gene encoding LIM domain kinase 2-like produces the protein MEELEGTHGRHCAGCGGVIQDAFNVKVLQGTWHNTCFQCSECCDHLTNWYYEKNGKLYCRKHYWEKFGELCHGCSLLMIGPAMVAGEYKYHPECFVCLSCKVVIEDRDTYALVERSKLYCGKCYKQVVLAPVLEKRSADSALDSLPHTVTLISMPSATNSKRGFSVSVLRDVASGSASVQVKEVRGMHISPEVRNAIHVGDRILEINGLPVGTLMEEEVEDLIHRTSQTLHLLIEYDPVRQRLDRLRLGSSHNRLGVPATSRMRLSSPSDSVLERTDLVDDATLKRRSLRRSNSICKSPGPASPKEHPILTRDIGRSESLRSSSSCSHRIFRPCDLIHGEVLGKGFFGQAIKVTHKATGEVMVMKELIRCDEETQKTFLKEVKVMRSLEHPHVLKFIGVLYKDKRLNLITEFIEGGTLKDFIRDMDQFPWEQRVSFAKGIASGMAYLHSMSIIHRDLNSDNCLVKLDNTVVVADFGLSRLMVEEKVKHPPPEKLANKKRVFRRIDRKKRYTVVGNPYWMAPEMLNGKRYDEKVDIFSFGIVLCEIIGQVNADPECLPRTYDFGLNVDKFMEKFLPDDCPQAFFALAVACCDLIPENRPASQKLEDCFEALYLNQEMGIPLPAELEELHQRLCRLHPPKDSSSPSQSTPPTPAPAEDPSLADNST, from the exons GTACACATGGACGCCACTGTGCGGGTTGCGGAGGAGTGATTCAAGATGCATTCAATGTGAAGGTTCTGCAAGGAACTTGGCACAATACCTGTTTTCA GTGCTCGGAATGCTGTGACCACCTGACCAACTGGTACTATGAGAAGAATGGCAAGCTGTACTGCCGTAAACACTACTGGGAGAAGTTTGGGGAGCTGTGTCACGGCTGTTCTCTGCTCATGATTGGACCTGCCATG GTGGCTGGAGAATACAAGTATCACCCAGAATGCTTTGTATGTCTGAGCTGCAAGGTGGTCATCGAGGACAGAGACACCTACGCCTTGGTGGAGCGATCCAAGCTGTACTG TGGGAAATGCTATAAGCAGGTAGTCCTGGCACCCGTGTTGGAGAAGCGTTCGGCCGATTCGGCCCTGGACTCTCTGCCCCACACGGTCACCCTCATCTCCATGCCCTCTGCCACCAACAGCAAGAGgggcttctctgtctctgtcctaagAGACGTTGCCAGCGGCTCCGCTAGCGTTCAAGTCAAAGA GGTCAGAGGAATGCATATCAGCCCGGAAGTTCGGAATGCCATCCATGTTGGTGACCGGATCCTGGAGATCAACGGTCTTCCAGTGGGAACActgatggaggaagag GTGGAGGACCTCATTCATCGGACCAGTCAGACGCTGCATCTGCTCATAGAGTATGATCCAGTCAGGCAGCGGTTGGACAGGCTCCGACTGGGGTCCTCGCACAACCGCTTGGGGGTCCCCGCCACCTCCCGCATGCGCCTGTCTTCGCCCTCTGACAGTGTCCTGGAGAGGACAGATCTGGTGGATGATGCCACTCTAAAGAGGAGGTCTCTAAG GCGTAGCAACAGCATCTGTAAGTCCCCTGGGCCAGCCTCCCCTAAGGAACACCCTATCTTGACCCGGGACATCGGGCGCTCTGAATCCCTGCGCTCCTCCAGCAGCTGCTCTCATCGCATCTTCCGCCCCTGTGACCTCATCCATGGAGAGGTGCTGGGCAAGGGCTTCTTTGGCCAGGCTATCAAG GTGACCCACAAAGCCACTGGTGAGGTGATGGTGATGAAGGAGCTGATTCGCTGTGATGAGGAGACCCAGAAGACCTTTCTAAAGGAG gttaAAGTGATGAGGAGTCTGGAACATCCCCACGTGTTGAAGTTCATCGGCGTGCTATACAAGGACAAGAGGCTTAATTTAATAACGGAGTTTATCGAGGGAGGCACACTGAAGGATTTCATTAGAGACATG GACCAGTTTCCATGGGAGCAGAGGGTCAGCTTCGCTAAAGGTATTGCTTCTGGAATG GCCTACTTGCATTCAATGAGCATCATCCATAGAGATCTTAACTCTGACAACTGCCTGGTGAAACTG GACAACACAGTGGTGGTGGCAGACTTCGGCCTATCCCGGCTCATGGTGGAGGAGAAAGTCAAGCACCCTCCCCCAGAGAAACTGGCCAATAAGAAAAGAGTGTTCAGGCGCATTGATCGTAAGAAGCGCTACACAGTGGTGGGGAACCCCTACTGGATGGCTCCAGAGATGCTGAACG GTAAACGCTATGATGAAAAGGTGGACATTTTCTCCTTTGGAATTGTGCTTTGTGAG ATTATTGGGCAGGTGAACGCCGACCCAGAGTGCCTTCCAAGGACCTATGACTTTGGCCTCAATGTAGACAAGTTCATGGAGAAGTTCCTTCCTGATGACTGCCCACAAGCTTTCTTTGCATTGGCTGTGGCTTGTTGTGACCTCATCCCCGAAAACCG GCCTGCCTCCCAGAAGCTGGAGGACTGTTTCGAAGCCCTGTACCTCAACCAGGAGATGGGCATCCCTCTGCCAGCCGAACTGGAAGAGCTGCACCAGAGACTGTGTCGACTCCACCCCCCCAAAGACAGCTCCTCTCCGTCCCAGTCCACACCCCCAACGCCAGCCCCTGCTGAGGATCCCAGCCTGGCTGACAACAGCACCTAG